TGAACTTGAGGATGCTCCACGCGAGCGCGCCCTTCGCGGCGAACAACGCCTTGAATGGCTGCAGGCTCCAGACGGTGACGACGGCAGTCAGAATGCCGAACGGCGCCCATGCGCGAATGGTCTGCGCAAGCGTATAAGGCGATGCGCGACGGCTCACGCCCGCAGCGCCATTCGAACCGCCGCCGACGCCACCGAACCCCGACAACGCGGCTGCACCGCCGCTTACGCCACCGCGTGCCGTATCGCGAGCGCGGCGCGGTTGCCAGACCTTCAGGAACGACGCGAGCGCAACGAGGCTGACGAGCGCCGACGTGATGTCGGGGAGTTCAGGCCCGATGTGATTCGACGTGAAGTATTGCGTGACGGCAAAGCTGCCGCCCGCGACCAGTGCAGCCGGCCACGTTTCCTTGAGGCCGCGCTTGCCGTCCATCATGAACACGAGCCAGAACGGCACGGCAAGCGAAAGCAGCGGCAACTGACGGCCTGCCGTCGCGCCGATCAGGAACGGATCAATGCCCGTCACCTGGCCCGCGACGATGATGGGAATACCCATCGCGCCGAACGCAACAGGCGCGGTGTTCGCGATCAGGCACAGACCCGCTGCTTTCAGCGGATCGAAACCCAGCCCGACGAGCAGCGCCGCCGTGATCGCAACGGGCGCGCCGAAACCGGCCGCACCTTCGAGAAACGCGCCGAACGAAAAGCCGATCAGCAGCAGTTGCAGGCGCTGGTCGTCGGTCAGCGCGAGCACCGATGCGCGGATGACGTCGAACTGTCCCGTCTTGACGACGAGCTTGTAAAGGAACACGGCCGTGACGATGATCCACGCGATCGGCCACAAGCCGTATGCAAAGCCGAAGCCCGCCGCCGCGAACGCCTGCTGCGCTGGCATGCCATACGCGAAGATCGCAACGGCCAGCGACAACGCCAGCGTACCTGCCGCCGCGACATGCCCCTTCAGGCGGAGTCCCGCCAGCGCGACGAAGAAAAAGATGATGGGGATGCTGGCCGCGAGCGCGGATAGCCAGAGGCTGCCGAGGGGCAGGTAGGTCTGATACCAAGGGTGCATGTCGGTCTCCTCCGAATATGCGATCAATGAATTCTTGTCGGCGGCGCGCGGCCGCCCCCGGTGCATCGCCATTGAGGCGATGCACGCGTGTGATCTACGGGATTGAAAGCGCGTTACTCGGGCTGGCCGCGCTCGCGCATCAGGTCATGCAGGCTGCGCGCTGCTGGTTTCAGCGGCTCGCGGTGACGGGTCCAGCCCATCTGGTTCTTCGGCGCGAATGCGCGCAGCCGCGTCGCCGCCCAGCGCAACACCTTGTACGCGCGCGGATGCGCGAACGCGCCGCTCCAGAAGCGCCACACGAACTGTTCCTCGCGGCTGAACTTCGCGCCTTGTCCGCGCAGCGGATGCGCGACCACTTCGTCCGGATTGCGATTCGCTTCCGTACGCAGGCGCACCAGCAGTTCGGGAATTGGAATGCGTACCGGGCAGACTTCACCGCATGCGCCGCACAGGCTCGATGCCGTCGGCAGGTCGGCCGTTTCTTCGAGCCCGAGCAGATGCGGCGAAATGATCTTGCCGATCGGGCCCGGATACGTCGTGCCATACGCGTGTCCGCCGATACGCGTGTACACGGGGCAATGGTTCATGCACGCGCCGCAGCGGATGCATTGCAATGTCGCGCGCAGTTGCTCGTCCGCATAGGCCTGCGTGCGGCCGTTGTCGAGCAGCACCACATGCATTTCACGCGGACCGTCGCGCTCGCCTTCGCGGCGCGGCCCGGTGATCAGATTGAAGTACGTCGTGATCGCCTGGCCCGTGGCGGAGCGCGTCAGGAGGCTAGACAGCGGCACGACATGCGACAGCTTCTCGACCACTTTCTCCATGCCCATGATCGCGATATGCACGTCGGGCACGGTGGTCGACAGGCGTCCGTTGCCTTCGTTCTCGACGAGCCAGAGCGTGCCCGTATCCGCTGCCGCGAAGTTGACGCCGGACAGGCCGATATCGGCGTCGACGAATGCGCGGCGCAGCGCGCGCCGTCCCGTCTGGATCAGCTCGTCGACGTCTTCCGTATAGCGTGTGTCGGGTATGTTCTGCTCGAACAATTCGGCGATATCGGCCTTTGTCTTGTGGATCGCGGGCATCACGATATGCGAGGGTTTTTCGTGCGCAAGCTGCACGATGTACTCGCCCATATCCGATTCGATGCAGTCGATGCCGCGCGCTTCGAGGTAATGGTTGAGCTCGATCTCCTCGCTCGCCATCGACTTGCCCTTGATCACGCGCTTCGCGTCATGCGATTGCACGATGCCGTGGATGATCGCGTTCGCGTCAGCGGCTGTTTCGGCCCAATGCACGTGGACGCCGCGCGCCGTGAGATTGGCTTCAAGCTGCACGAGCAGATCGGGCAGGCGCGACAGCGCATGACGCCGCACCGCTTCGCCGAGATCGCGCAGATGCTGCAACTCGTCGTCGTCGGGAAACTGCGTGCGGCGCTTCGTTTGCAGAAAGTCCATCGCGCCGCGAAAGCTGCTGCGCAGTTTCGGGTCGTCGAGCGCGGCGCGGGCGCGCGCCTTGAAATCCTGCGACGGCACGAAGTGCATCGGGGTGGCGTTCATGCTGCGTCTCCATCCGTAGCGACGGCTGCGTCGGTTTGATGTTCGACGATCACGACCCACAGTTCGCGCGGGCCATGCGCGCCATAGGCGAGCGTCTGCTGGATATCGGAAGTCTTCGACGGTCCGGAGATCATCACGAGATTGGTCGGCATGCCCGCCTGCCAGTGCTCCGCGCGCATCGCGGCGTGCAGGTCCGCGTGCAACGAATGCGCGTAGACGAGCGCGATATGCAGCGGCGGCACGAGCGACATCGTGCGCGGCGAACCCGCGTCGGGCGCGACGATCAACGTGCCCGTCGAGGCGAGACCTGAGCGCGCGACCGTGAAGCCGGCGTCGACGGTGTCGAACAGTTCGGCTTTCCAGTTTTCGATCGGCTGATCGTAGTTGCTCGTCGCCACGGAAGAGGGCAACACATCCTTCAATGCAGCGCCTTCCGCGCGCGATGTGTCGAGCAGCAGGCGCTTCACGTTTGCGTCGAGCAGACGTTGTGCGATCAACGCGGGCCACGTGCGCTCCGTCGCGCGAAACACTTCGGCATGCGAGGCGGCGAGCGCCGCCTGCATCGATTCGATGAGGGCTTGCGTCGGCAGCGCGACGCGGCGGCTGTCGTAATGCAGGTCGATCTGTTGGTCGAGGCGTTTCAGGTCGTCGGCTGAAACCTGAGCGGGCGCAGCGGCGCGCAACCGTCCGAGCATGCGTTCGCGTGCGTTCATGCTTTGCTTCCCTTGTTTTTCGCGTCGGCGCGTTGCGTGCGCCGCCACAGAAAACTCGCGATATGTTCGACTTCGACGGGCGCGCCTTGATGACGTGCCGCATGTCCGATGTTCAGCAGGCAACCGCAGTCGGCGGAAACGATGCGCTCGCAGCCTGTCGCGCAAGCGGATGCGACCTTGTCTCGCACCATCGCGCCAGAAATGTCGGGATGCTTCAGCGAAAACGTGCCGCCAAAACCGCAGCATTCCGATTCGCGCTCGTGTTCGATGCGTGTGACGCCCGGCAATGCATCGACGAGTTCGACGCCATGTACGCGCGTGCCCATTTCGCGCCGCGCCGCGCATGACGTGTGCAGCACGACGCGTTCGTCCGGCTCATCGGTGGAAGCAGGCAATTCGATGTGCAGCACGCGCAGCAGGAATTCGCTCAGTTCGTACACGCGTTCGCTGAGCGCTTGCGCTTTTTGCGCCATCGCGGGATCGTCGGCAAAGAGCTTTGGCCAGTGATGGAGCATCATGCCCGCGCACGAACCGGACGGCACGATCACAGGCCAGGGCTTGGAGAAGATCTCGAGTTGGGCGCGCGCGACGTCACGCGCCTGTTCGGGATTTCCGCTGCTATACGCGGGTTGCCCGCAACAGCTTTGCTCCTGAGGAAAGTGCACGACCAGCCCTTCGCGTTCGAGCAGCTTCACCGCGTCGAGCCCGGCTTCGGGGACGAACAGATCGACGAGGCAAGTCGCGAACAGATAGACATCGCGTGCGGCCGCCGGATAGTGCCTTTCCTTCATATCTCGCTCCAGAATGCGTCCGTTTGTTCGTCCGCTTTGTGCGCTTTTCGCATTGGATGCGGCTCGCGCGGATCGCTTGAATCGTTGACGCATGATTCCCAAATGTGCGCGAGAATACAAATTGGTTGGACCACTGAAGCACGATCGACGCAGCAGAGGAAGCGTATGGCAACAGGAACGAGAGAGCGGGGCAGGGTAGAGGGCGTGATGCGCCAGATGGAAACGTCGCTACTGGACGGCACGTGGCCGCCG
The Paraburkholderia hospita DNA segment above includes these coding regions:
- a CDS encoding lactate permease LctP family transporter, whose amino-acid sequence is MHPWYQTYLPLGSLWLSALAASIPIIFFFVALAGLRLKGHVAAAGTLALSLAVAIFAYGMPAQQAFAAAGFGFAYGLWPIAWIIVTAVFLYKLVVKTGQFDVIRASVLALTDDQRLQLLLIGFSFGAFLEGAAGFGAPVAITAALLVGLGFDPLKAAGLCLIANTAPVAFGAMGIPIIVAGQVTGIDPFLIGATAGRQLPLLSLAVPFWLVFMMDGKRGLKETWPAALVAGGSFAVTQYFTSNHIGPELPDITSALVSLVALASFLKVWQPRRARDTARGGVSGGAAALSGFGGVGGGSNGAAGVSRRASPYTLAQTIRAWAPFGILTAVVTVWSLQPFKALFAAKGALAWSILKFKVPALDQLVMKTAPIVATPKAYEAVLKIDLLSAVGTAIFATALISMVLLRVKPRDAFTTFGETLKELRRPVLSIGLVLSFAFVANYSGMSSTLALLLAGTGAAFPFFSPVLGWLGVFLTGSDTSSNALFCSLQHATAHQIGVSDTLLVAANTTGGVTGKMISPQSIAVACAATGLVGRESELFRFTVRHSLLFAMIVGLITLLQAYVLPGMLPG
- a CDS encoding (Fe-S)-binding protein; this encodes MKERHYPAAARDVYLFATCLVDLFVPEAGLDAVKLLEREGLVVHFPQEQSCCGQPAYSSGNPEQARDVARAQLEIFSKPWPVIVPSGSCAGMMLHHWPKLFADDPAMAQKAQALSERVYELSEFLLRVLHIELPASTDEPDERVVLHTSCAARREMGTRVHGVELVDALPGVTRIEHERESECCGFGGTFSLKHPDISGAMVRDKVASACATGCERIVSADCGCLLNIGHAARHQGAPVEVEHIASFLWRRTQRADAKNKGSKA
- a CDS encoding LutC/YkgG family protein, producing the protein MNARERMLGRLRAAAPAQVSADDLKRLDQQIDLHYDSRRVALPTQALIESMQAALAASHAEVFRATERTWPALIAQRLLDANVKRLLLDTSRAEGAALKDVLPSSVATSNYDQPIENWKAELFDTVDAGFTVARSGLASTGTLIVAPDAGSPRTMSLVPPLHIALVYAHSLHADLHAAMRAEHWQAGMPTNLVMISGPSKTSDIQQTLAYGAHGPRELWVVIVEHQTDAAVATDGDAA
- a CDS encoding LutB/LldF family L-lactate oxidation iron-sulfur protein; amino-acid sequence: MNATPMHFVPSQDFKARARAALDDPKLRSSFRGAMDFLQTKRRTQFPDDDELQHLRDLGEAVRRHALSRLPDLLVQLEANLTARGVHVHWAETAADANAIIHGIVQSHDAKRVIKGKSMASEEIELNHYLEARGIDCIESDMGEYIVQLAHEKPSHIVMPAIHKTKADIAELFEQNIPDTRYTEDVDELIQTGRRALRRAFVDADIGLSGVNFAAADTGTLWLVENEGNGRLSTTVPDVHIAIMGMEKVVEKLSHVVPLSSLLTRSATGQAITTYFNLITGPRREGERDGPREMHVVLLDNGRTQAYADEQLRATLQCIRCGACMNHCPVYTRIGGHAYGTTYPGPIGKIISPHLLGLEETADLPTASSLCGACGEVCPVRIPIPELLVRLRTEANRNPDEVVAHPLRGQGAKFSREEQFVWRFWSGAFAHPRAYKVLRWAATRLRAFAPKNQMGWTRHREPLKPAARSLHDLMRERGQPE